In the Heteronotia binoei isolate CCM8104 ecotype False Entrance Well chromosome 13, APGP_CSIRO_Hbin_v1, whole genome shotgun sequence genome, one interval contains:
- the KEAP1 gene encoding kelch-like ECH-associated protein 1: MKRPTWTSVPNVAVEVQWQPVLGARRCSSRHAYDPPPLPSQVCKQDEFFNLSHCQLVTLISRDELNVRCESEVFHACINWVKYDCESRRLYVQALLKAVRCHSLTPHFLQMQLQKCEILRSDSRCKDYLAKIFQDLTLHKPTKDAPCRAPKVGQLIYTAGGYYLQSLSYLEAYNPTDGAWIRLADLQVPRSGLAGCVVGGLFYAVGGRNNSQDGNMDSNAIDCYNPMNNQWSPCAPMSVPRNRIGVGVIDGLIYAVGGSHGCIHHNSVERYDPERDEWQLVAPMRTRRIGVGVAVLNRLLYAVGGYDGTCRLSSAECYYPERDEWETITPMRSIRSGAGVCALNNCIYAMGGYDGTDQLNSMERYDVEACTWSFAASMIHRRSALGVTVHQGKIYVLGGYDGETFLASVECYDPATDTWVEVTHMTSGRSGVGVAITMEPCRKQEDSNCNCQSNKAEGKRAGEGLAFRQSC; this comes from the exons ATGAAGCGTCCCACTTGGACGTCCGTGCCAAACGTCGCTGTTGAGGTCCAGTGGCAGCCCGTCTTGGGCG CTAGAAGGTGTTCTTCACGG CACGCttacgacccccccccccttccttcgcAGGTGTGCAAACAGGACGAGTTCTTCAACCTCTCGCACTGCCAGCTGGTGACGCTGATCAGCCGGGACGAGCTGAACGTGCGGTGCGAGTCGGAGGTCTTCCACGCCTGCATCAACTGGGTGAAGTACGACTGCGAGAGTCGGCGCCTCTACGTCCAGGCCCTGCTCAAGGCGGTGCGCTGCCACTCCCTGACCCCCCACTTCCTCCAGATGCAGCTCCAGAAGTGCGAGATCCTCCGCTCCGACTCCCGCTGCAAGGACTACCTTGCAAAGATCTTCCAGGACCTCACCCTGCACAAGCCCACCAAAGACGCCCCCTGCCGGGCTCCCAAAGTCGGGCAGCTGATCTACACCGCCGGGGGCTATTACCTCCAGTCCCTCAGCTACCTGGAGGCCTACAACCCCACCGACGGCGCCTGGATCCGGCTGGCGGACCTCCAGGTGCCCCGCAGCGGCCTGGCCGGCTGCGTGGTGGGCGGGCTCTTCTACGCGGTGGGCGGGAGGAACAACTCCCAAGACGGGAACATGGACTCCAATGCCATCGACTGCTACAACCCCATGAACAACCAGTGGTCCCCCTGCGCCCCGATGAGCGTGCCCCGGAACCGGATCGGCGTGGGGGTGATTGACGGCTTGATCTATGCGGTGGGCGGCTCTCACGGATGCATCCACCATAACAGCGTGGAGAG gTACGACCCGGAGCGTGATGAATGGCAGTTGGTGGCCCCTATGCGAACGCGCCGGATTGGCGTCGGGGTGGCTGTGTTGAACCGCCTCCTGTACGCAGTGGGCGGCTACGACGGCACCTGCCGCCTCAGCTCGGCAGAATGCTACTACCCTGAGCGAGACGAGTGGGAGACGATCACTCCGATGAGGAGCATCCGTAGTGGAGCGG GGGTCTGTGCCCTGAATAACTGCATCTACGCGATGGGGGGCTACGACGGCACGGACCAGCTGAACAGCATGGAGCGTTACGATGTGGAGGCGTGCACCTGGTCCTTTGCGGCGTCCATGATCCATCGACGGAGCGCGCTGGGAGTCACGGTTCACCAGGGGAAGATTTATGTGCTGG GCGGCTACGACGGAGAGACTTTCCTGGCCAGCGTGGAATGTTACGACCCCGCCACAGACACGTGGGTGGAAGTGACGCACATGACGTCGGGGCGCAGCGGAGTGGGGGTGGCAATCACCATGGAGCCCTGCCGGAAGCAGGAGGACAGCAACTGTAACTGTCAGAGCAACAAGGCCGAAGGAAAACGAGCGGGAGAGGGCCTGGCCTTCAGACAGAGCTGCTGA